The genomic segment GAAGTCCGGATCGTCCGGTCCGCCAACGGCTTTGGCGACCGCCGTGTGTAGCTTGCGGTCGGAGGTCTCAATTCCGGTGCCGATGTTGAACCGCTGCGCGCTGCCGGCCTCACCCGAGGCTTTGACGAATGCGTCCACGACGTCGTCGACGAACACGTAGTCGCGGGTCTTGCTGCCGTCCCCGAACACCTTGGTGGGCTTACCCGACAGCAGCGCCTGCGCGAAGATCGCCACCACGCCCGCCTCGCCGTGCGGGTCCTGGCGCGGGCCGTAGACGTTGGCCGGCGCGATGTGCGAGCAGTCCAGGCCGTACAGGTGCCGGAAGGTGTTCAGGTAGATCTCGCCGGCCACCTTGCCCGCGGCATACGGCGACGCCGGGTCGGTGGGCGTGGTCTCGGGCGTCGGGTACTGCGTCGGGGTGCCGTAGATGGATCCCCCCGACGAGGTGTGCACGATCTTGCGCACGCCGGTGCGGCGCGCCGCCTCGGCCAGCCGCACCGTGCCGATCACGTTGACCGAGGCGTCGAATTGCGGCTCGGCCACCGAGCGGCGCACGTCGATCTGGGCGGCCAGGTGGAAGACCACCTCGGGCCGGTGCTGGTCGAGAATCGCCTCGAGGTCGGCGGTCACGATGTCCGCCTCGATGAAGACGTGTTGGGGATTGTCGGCCAGGTGCTCGAGGTTGCGCGCCTTGCCCGACGCGAAATTGTCCAGGCTCACCACCGAGTGGCCGTCCGCCAGTAGACGGTCGACTAGCGTCGACCCGATGAATCCGGCTCCCCCGGTGACCAGTGCGCGCACCGGCCCACCATACCTAGGGGCGGCCGCGGCGGTATTGATCGTGGTCGCGCTGGTGATACGCGCGGTACTGGCCTTCGGCGGCTACTTCTACTGGGACGACCTGATCCTGATCGGGAAGGCCGGAACCGAGGGCCTGCTGTCGCCGTCGTACCTGTTCGACGACCACGACGGCCACGTAATGCCGGCGGCGTTTC from the Mycobacterium lentiflavum genome contains:
- a CDS encoding GDP-mannose 4,6-dehydratase — its product is MRALVTGGAGFIGSTLVDRLLADGHSVVSLDNFASGKARNLEHLADNPQHVFIEADIVTADLEAILDQHRPEVVFHLAAQIDVRRSVAEPQFDASVNVIGTVRLAEAARRTGVRKIVHTSSGGSIYGTPTQYPTPETTPTDPASPYAAGKVAGEIYLNTFRHLYGLDCSHIAPANVYGPRQDPHGEAGVVAIFAQALLSGKPTKVFGDGSKTRDYVFVDDVVDAFVKASGEAGSAQRFNIGTGIETSDRKLHTAVAKAVGGPDDPDFHPDRLGDLRRSCLDISSAARVLGWRPQVELEEGVRRTVEFFRQAHTG